The genomic interval CCGCCCCCCGTTCCTGATAAGCTCGTCCATGGCGCATTCCTCCGGAGGCCGCCTTGGCGGGCGGCCGGCTTTGGGTTAGCCAACTCCCAACAGCCGGAAGAATGCGCCATTCCTTTTTCCACAGCAATCGGGCCACCGCCCCGGATCCACACGCGAATGCTCTACAAGAATCTCGTCTACGGCGCGATGGTGCGGTGAATCAGAGTCCCTCCGCGCGACGAAGCCGCCCACGAGCCCGACCGCCCCGGGGGGTTCCTCCGATCCCTCGACGGCTCAGTCGAGGCGGAGGCCCATCTGGCGCCGCACCAGCCGGTTCAGCTCGGCTTTCGGATCGGCCAAGCCGTCGAGGACGACGGTGAGGTGGTTGGCGCCCGGCATCACCGGCCCCCCACCGTTCCGCTACCGGCGATAGGTCTTCTCGTCCTTCTTCCTCACGGCCTCGATGATGACCTCCTCGCGGTCCGCAGCGATCGAGTAGAGCACCCTCCAGTCCCGGCCGACCCAGATCCGGTAGACCTCCGGCTGGCCTTCGACCTTGTCATAGCCGCGGGGTCGGGGGTTCGCCTCGAACTCGAGGATCG from Candidatus Methylomirabilota bacterium carries:
- a CDS encoding type II toxin-antitoxin system RelE/ParE family toxin, with the translated sequence MRLRIRRRAKKELLDIDDDATFFTVVRAILEFEANPRPRGYDKVEGQPEVYRIWVGRDWRVLYSIAADREEVIIEAVRKKDEKTYRR